The following coding sequences are from one Neurospora crassa OR74A linkage group I, whole genome shotgun sequence window:
- a CDS encoding ATP synthase subunit H, with product MLSRTSSARQAVAAVARLARPQMRTFIAPTVSRRADFVQELYLKELKAYKPTPIKESDALGQVATFNLPKPPKSPEEADLASSLKEYENMAVEVEGQEGADAAAPAAVVEDWLVEEEEEEGAHH from the exons ATGCTTTCCCGGACTTCG AGCGCCCGCCAGGCCGTCGCGGCCGTTGCCCGCCTCGCCCGCCCCCAGATGAGGACCTTCATCGCGCCCACCGTCTCGCGGAGAG CCGACTTCGTCCAGGAGCTCTACctcaaggagctcaaggCGTACAAGCCCACCCCCATCAAAGAGTCCGACGCTCTCGGCCAGGTTGCCACCTTCAACCTCCCCAAGCCCCCCAAGTCCCCCGAGGAAGCCGACCTCGCCTCCAGCCTGAAGGAGTACGAGAACATGGCCGTCGAGGTCGAAGGCCAGGAGGGTGCCGATGCCGCTGCCCCAGCCGCCGTTGTCGAGGACTGGctcgtcgaggaggaggaggaggagggtgcccACCACTAA
- the stk-10 gene encoding serine/threonine-protein kinase sck1, variant has product MEDINKRSRPAATEEDGSDQIGLDSPRSGVATPQPDLHDKRLPGIMSYFNQSGASTPTRALSTTQPSQSEEKQPQETSRTNSEGSTERDNRTASQTPTPSTSSGGAPASRGKLTIKVGEARGLRRCRDPYVVVVFQRSELISPGPRRAAENDDDAAIAAVQTGGIPIQRQSSDSGRPMAIPMRSRQSSNTSLTDFNTFRRRNSSQSRRSFTNPTWDAEAVFDVVDSDMLVDISVYGQGPSGEEFLGHVDFQANKAEPIRGWFPLQGHADTMAENAPTGELYVEAHYQRAEQKHFGPEDFQILRLIGKGTFGQVYQVRKKDTGRIYAMKVLSKKVIVQKKEVAHTVGERNILVRTAMSDSPFIVGLKFSFQTPSDLYLVTDYMSGGELFWHLQKDGKFEEKRAKFYIAELILAIQHLHENDIVYRDLKPENILLDANGHIALCDFGLSKANLTKNDTTNTFCGTTEYLAPEVLLDEAGYTKMVDFWSLGVLVFEMCCGWSPFYAEDTQQMYKNIAFGKVRFPRDTLSLEGRNFVKGLLNRNPKHRLGATDDAEELKRHAFFADIDWDALSKKLITPPFKPQLKSDTDVSYFDPEFTNALNANGSLNERAAALARGYATSTPLSPSVQANFQGFTFVDESALEENMHDRHYNRYEDDEMDDVADRRRTDDWEDVHGADQRAANRMSGVVKSNTTEDQMFGGTNFDP; this is encoded by the exons ATGGAAGATATTAACAAGCGCAGCAGGCCTGCCGCAACCGAGGAGGACGGATCGGACCAGATCGGCTTAGACTCACCACGCTCAGGGGTCGCAACCCCGCAGCCTGATCTCCATGACAAGCGGCTGCCGGGCATTATGAGCTATTTCAACCAG AGCGGTGCTTCTACCCCGACACGTGCGCTTTCGACCACCCAACCGTCGCAAAGTGAGGAAAAGCAGCCTCAGGAGACGAGCAGGACGAACAGCGAAGGAAGTACTGAAAGGGATAACCGCACAGCATCCCAAACACCAACACCCTCCACATCTTCTGGAGGAGCCCCAGCATCGAGGGGAAAGCTTACAATCAAGGTCGGAGAGGCACGGGGCTTGAGGAGGTGCCGAGATCCATATGTGGTCGTGGTCTTTCAGCGTAGCGAGCTGATTTCGCCAGGCCCTCGCCGTGCGGCTGAGAATGACGATGACGCCGCAATCGCAGCCGTCCAGACAGGCGGTATCCCTATTCAACGTCAAAGCAGTGACTCCGGCCGACCGATGGCAATTCCCATGCGAAGTCGGCAGAGTAGCAACACAAGTCTTACTGACTTCAACACGTTTCGGAGGCGCAACTCGTCCCAATCTCGGCGGTCTTTCACTAATCCCACCTGGGACGCTGAGGCCGTTTT TGATGTGGTAGACTCGGACATGCTTGTCGACATCTCCGTATATGGCCAAGGGCCATCTGGTGAGGAGTTTCTTGGACACGTCGACTTCCAGGCCAACAAAGCCGAGCCAATCCGAGGTTGGTTTCCCCTGCAAGGCCATGCCGACACCATGGCCGAGAATGCGCCGACGGGCGAACTTTACGTCGAAGCGCACTACCAGAGAGCCGAACAGAAGCATTTTGGTCCCGAGGACTTCCAGATTCTCCGACTTATTGGAAAAGGCACATTCGGTCAGGTGTATCAGGTTCGGAAGAAGGACACCGGTCGGATCTATGCCATGAAGGTCCTGTCTAAGAAGGTGATTGTCCAGAAGAAAGAGGTGGCACATACAGTGGGCGAGCGCAACATCTTGGTCCGTACGGCCATGTCCGACTCACCTTTTATCGTGGGGCTGAAGTTCTCCTTCCAAACACCATCGGATCTTTATCTTGTGACGGACTACATGTCAGGTGGAGAGCTATTTTGGCACTTGCAGAAGGATGGCAAGTTCGAGGAGAAGCGCGCAAAGTTCTACATTGCGGAGCTCATCCTTGCGATCCAACACCTACACGAAAATGACATTGTATACCGCGATCTCAAGCCAGAGAACATCCTCCTGGACGCCAATGGCCACATCGCTCTCTGCGATTTCGGTCTTTCCAAGGCCAATCTGACGAAGAACGACACCACAAACACTTTCTGCGGTACAACCGAGTACCTAGCACCCGAAGTTCTTCTCGATGAAGCTGGTTACACCAAGATGGTCGACTTTTGGTCTCTGGGCGTTCTCGTTTTCGAGATGTGCTGCGGCTGGAGTCCATTTTATGCTGAAGACACGCAACAAATGTACAAGAACATTGCCTTTGGCAAGGTTAGATTCCCGCGCGACACACTCTCTCTAGAAGGCCGAAATTTCGTAAAGGGACTTCTAAACCGAAACCCCAAGCACCGCCTTGGTGCTACCGACGATGCCGAGGAGTTGAAGAGGCATGCCTTTTTCGCCGATATCGACTGGGATGCGCTTTCCAAGAAGCTCATTACACCGCCTTTTAAGCCGCAGCTCAAGAGTGACACCGATGTGTCATATTTTGACCCCGAATTCACGAATGCTCTCAACGCCAACGGATCACTCAATGAGCGTGCAGCTGCGCTAGCCAGAGGCTATGCCACGTCCACTCCGCTCTCACCTTCGGTACAAGCCAACTTCCAAGGCTTTACGTTTGTTGACGAAAGCGCGCTTGAAGAGAACATGCACGATCGTCACTATAACAGATACGAGGATGATGAAATGGACGACGTCGCGGATCGCCGGAGGACAGATGATTGGGAAGACGTTCATGGGGCCGACCAACGAGCTGCGAATCGAATGAGCGGTGTCGTTAAGTCTAACACGACTGAAGACCAGATGTTTGGTGGAACCAACTTCGACCCTTGA
- the stk-10 gene encoding serine/threonine-protein kinase sck1, protein MSGPAESAAGQTAPASHSAGSHGHGHGHGHGHGHGHGHGAGGFDLLKRATQAMMSSSRPAATEEDGSDQIGLDSPRSGVATPQPDLHDKRLPGIMSYFNQSGASTPTRALSTTQPSQSEEKQPQETSRTNSEGSTERDNRTASQTPTPSTSSGGAPASRGKLTIKVGEARGLRRCRDPYVVVVFQRSELISPGPRRAAENDDDAAIAAVQTGGIPIQRQSSDSGRPMAIPMRSRQSSNTSLTDFNTFRRRNSSQSRRSFTNPTWDAEAVFDVVDSDMLVDISVYGQGPSGEEFLGHVDFQANKAEPIRGWFPLQGHADTMAENAPTGELYVEAHYQRAEQKHFGPEDFQILRLIGKGTFGQVYQVRKKDTGRIYAMKVLSKKVIVQKKEVAHTVGERNILVRTAMSDSPFIVGLKFSFQTPSDLYLVTDYMSGGELFWHLQKDGKFEEKRAKFYIAELILAIQHLHENDIVYRDLKPENILLDANGHIALCDFGLSKANLTKNDTTNTFCGTTEYLAPEVLLDEAGYTKMVDFWSLGVLVFEMCCGWSPFYAEDTQQMYKNIAFGKVRFPRDTLSLEGRNFVKGLLNRNPKHRLGATDDAEELKRHAFFADIDWDALSKKLITPPFKPQLKSDTDVSYFDPEFTNALNANGSLNERAAALARGYATSTPLSPSVQANFQGFTFVDESALEENMHDRHYNRYEDDEMDDVADRRRTDDWEDVHGADQRAANRMSGVVKSNTTEDQMFGGTNFDP, encoded by the exons ATGTCAGGCCCTGCCGAAAGTGCTGCCGGACAGACCGCGCCCGCTAGCCACTCCGCCGGTTCTCacggtcacggtcacggtcacggccacggccacggccacggtcacggtcacggCGCCGGAGGTTTCGACCTGCTCAAGAGGGCAACCCAAGCCATGATGTCGTCCAG CAGGCCTGCCGCAACCGAGGAGGACGGATCGGACCAGATCGGCTTAGACTCACCACGCTCAGGGGTCGCAACCCCGCAGCCTGATCTCCATGACAAGCGGCTGCCGGGCATTATGAGCTATTTCAACCAG AGCGGTGCTTCTACCCCGACACGTGCGCTTTCGACCACCCAACCGTCGCAAAGTGAGGAAAAGCAGCCTCAGGAGACGAGCAGGACGAACAGCGAAGGAAGTACTGAAAGGGATAACCGCACAGCATCCCAAACACCAACACCCTCCACATCTTCTGGAGGAGCCCCAGCATCGAGGGGAAAGCTTACAATCAAGGTCGGAGAGGCACGGGGCTTGAGGAGGTGCCGAGATCCATATGTGGTCGTGGTCTTTCAGCGTAGCGAGCTGATTTCGCCAGGCCCTCGCCGTGCGGCTGAGAATGACGATGACGCCGCAATCGCAGCCGTCCAGACAGGCGGTATCCCTATTCAACGTCAAAGCAGTGACTCCGGCCGACCGATGGCAATTCCCATGCGAAGTCGGCAGAGTAGCAACACAAGTCTTACTGACTTCAACACGTTTCGGAGGCGCAACTCGTCCCAATCTCGGCGGTCTTTCACTAATCCCACCTGGGACGCTGAGGCCGTTTT TGATGTGGTAGACTCGGACATGCTTGTCGACATCTCCGTATATGGCCAAGGGCCATCTGGTGAGGAGTTTCTTGGACACGTCGACTTCCAGGCCAACAAAGCCGAGCCAATCCGAGGTTGGTTTCCCCTGCAAGGCCATGCCGACACCATGGCCGAGAATGCGCCGACGGGCGAACTTTACGTCGAAGCGCACTACCAGAGAGCCGAACAGAAGCATTTTGGTCCCGAGGACTTCCAGATTCTCCGACTTATTGGAAAAGGCACATTCGGTCAGGTGTATCAGGTTCGGAAGAAGGACACCGGTCGGATCTATGCCATGAAGGTCCTGTCTAAGAAGGTGATTGTCCAGAAGAAAGAGGTGGCACATACAGTGGGCGAGCGCAACATCTTGGTCCGTACGGCCATGTCCGACTCACCTTTTATCGTGGGGCTGAAGTTCTCCTTCCAAACACCATCGGATCTTTATCTTGTGACGGACTACATGTCAGGTGGAGAGCTATTTTGGCACTTGCAGAAGGATGGCAAGTTCGAGGAGAAGCGCGCAAAGTTCTACATTGCGGAGCTCATCCTTGCGATCCAACACCTACACGAAAATGACATTGTATACCGCGATCTCAAGCCAGAGAACATCCTCCTGGACGCCAATGGCCACATCGCTCTCTGCGATTTCGGTCTTTCCAAGGCCAATCTGACGAAGAACGACACCACAAACACTTTCTGCGGTACAACCGAGTACCTAGCACCCGAAGTTCTTCTCGATGAAGCTGGTTACACCAAGATGGTCGACTTTTGGTCTCTGGGCGTTCTCGTTTTCGAGATGTGCTGCGGCTGGAGTCCATTTTATGCTGAAGACACGCAACAAATGTACAAGAACATTGCCTTTGGCAAGGTTAGATTCCCGCGCGACACACTCTCTCTAGAAGGCCGAAATTTCGTAAAGGGACTTCTAAACCGAAACCCCAAGCACCGCCTTGGTGCTACCGACGATGCCGAGGAGTTGAAGAGGCATGCCTTTTTCGCCGATATCGACTGGGATGCGCTTTCCAAGAAGCTCATTACACCGCCTTTTAAGCCGCAGCTCAAGAGTGACACCGATGTGTCATATTTTGACCCCGAATTCACGAATGCTCTCAACGCCAACGGATCACTCAATGAGCGTGCAGCTGCGCTAGCCAGAGGCTATGCCACGTCCACTCCGCTCTCACCTTCGGTACAAGCCAACTTCCAAGGCTTTACGTTTGTTGACGAAAGCGCGCTTGAAGAGAACATGCACGATCGTCACTATAACAGATACGAGGATGATGAAATGGACGACGTCGCGGATCGCCGGAGGACAGATGATTGGGAAGACGTTCATGGGGCCGACCAACGAGCTGCGAATCGAATGAGCGGTGTCGTTAAGTCTAACACGACTGAAGACCAGATGTTTGGTGGAACCAACTTCGACCCTTGA